The Rhea pennata isolate bPtePen1 chromosome 9, bPtePen1.pri, whole genome shotgun sequence genome has a segment encoding these proteins:
- the MSL2 gene encoding E3 ubiquitin-protein ligase MSL2 isoform X1 has translation MNPVNATALYVSASRLVLNYDPGDPQSFTEINKLLPYFRQSLSCCVCGNLLQDPIAPTNSTCQHYVCKTCKGKKMMMKPSCSWCKDYEQFEENKQLSILVNCYKKLCEYITQTPLARDIIQAVDCSADLLALLKDGSPLHEETEKSSDTALALCLTHSPVPSTSELTNDPPASFSSVPESTHNIDIRSSVINGLPNCNGLSVDKLGVNIPSPEHTNTIDVCSTGEYIKTEDISSSLQPVCDTVSTSDLCTTGIDICSFSEDIKPGGSLLLSVEEVLRSLETVSNTEVCGSNLQPSLETNMTNGPFLQLSPPPLSHNIFMSTDASPHGISCTAATPKVVKLNRKRSRSESDSEKVQPLPISSIICGPTLGASAPVTVKQENKMSLQPIATVPNGGTTPKISKTVLLSNKSMKKNLEHAPKKSHPKAKPGVLKTKDKAKEKVPSSNVMPGSPTKTVYKKPQEKKGCKCGRATQNPSVLTCRGQRCPCYSNRKACLDCICRGCQNSYMANGEKKLEAFAVPEKALEQTRLTLGINVTSIAVRNASTSTSVINVTGSPVTTFLAASTHDDKSLDEAIDMRYDC, from the coding sequence gAAATTTGCTACAAGACCCTATTGCTCCTACCAACTCCACATGTCAGCATTATGTCTGCAAAACTTGTAAAGGCaagaagatgatgatgaaaCCATCATGTAGCTGGTGCAAAGACTACGAACAATTTGAGGAGAATAAGCAGCTAAGCATTCTAGTGAACTGCTATAAGAAACTCTGCGAATACATAACACAAACTCCACTGGCACGAGATATTATCCAAGCAGTTGATTGTTCTGCAGATCTTTTGGCTTTGCTCAAAGATGGATCACCACTCCATGAAGAGACGGAAAAATCTTCCGATACAGCCTTGGCTTTGTGTTTGACACATTCCCCAGTACCTTCCACCTCAGAACTCACAAACGATCCTCCAGCGAGTTTTTCATCAGTACCTGAAAGCACACACAATATTGATATAAGAAGTTCTGTTATCAACGGGTTGCCCAATTGTAATGGGCTTTCAGTAGATAAACTTGGAGTGAATATTCCTTCTCCTGAACATACAAATACAATTGACGTATGTAGTACTGGAGAGTATATAAAAACTGAAGACATCTCTAGCAGTCTGCAGCCTGTGTGTGATACAGTTTCTACCAGTGACTTGTGTACGACAGGCATTGACATCTGCAGTTTCAGTGAAGATATAAAGCCAGGTGGATCGCTCCTCCTTAGTGTTGAGGAGGTTCTGCGGAGCTTAGAAACAGTTTCAAATACTGAAGTCTGTGGTTCTAATTTGCAGCCCAGCTTGGAGACAAACATGACTAATGGcccttttctgcagctttctccCCCACCTCTTAGCCATAACATTTTCATGTCCACAGATGCTTCTCCTCACGGGATCTCGTGTACCGCGGCAACACCTAAGGTAGTTAAGTTAAACAGAAAGCGTTCTCGATCAGAAAGCGACAGCGAGAAGGTTCAACCTCTGCCCATTTCCAGCATCATCTGTGGCCCAACACTGGGAGCATCAGCTCCTGTAACAGtgaagcaggaaaataaaatgtctttgcaGCCTATTGCAACTGTACCTAATGGAGGCACTACTCCCAAAATCAGTAAAACTGTGCTCCTGTCTaacaaaagcatgaaaaagaacTTAGAACATGCCCCTAAGAAATCTCATCCAAAAGCCAAACCAGGagtgctgaaaacaaaagacaaagcaaaggagaaagttCCTAGCAGTAATGTTATGCCAGGAAGCCCAACAAAAACTGTGTATAAAAAGCCACAAGAAAAGAAGGGGTGTAAATGTGGTCGTGCCACCCAAAATCCAAGTGTTCTTACATGCCGTGGCCAACGCTGCCCTTGCTATTCTAACCGCAAAGCCTGCCTTGACTGCATATGCCGTGGCTGCCAAAACTCATATATGGCTAACGGGGAGAAGAAGCTGGAGGCGTTTGCAGTGCCAGAAAAGGCCTTGGAGCAGACTAGGCTTACTTTGGGCATTAATGTGACAAGCATTGCTGTGCGCAATGCCAGCACAAGCACCAGTGTAATCAATGTGACAGGGTCACCAGTAACTACGTTTTTAGCTGCCAGTACACACGATGATAAAAGTTTGGATGAAGCTATAGACATGAGATATGACTGttga
- the MSL2 gene encoding E3 ubiquitin-protein ligase MSL2 isoform X2 — protein MMMKPSCSWCKDYEQFEENKQLSILVNCYKKLCEYITQTPLARDIIQAVDCSADLLALLKDGSPLHEETEKSSDTALALCLTHSPVPSTSELTNDPPASFSSVPESTHNIDIRSSVINGLPNCNGLSVDKLGVNIPSPEHTNTIDVCSTGEYIKTEDISSSLQPVCDTVSTSDLCTTGIDICSFSEDIKPGGSLLLSVEEVLRSLETVSNTEVCGSNLQPSLETNMTNGPFLQLSPPPLSHNIFMSTDASPHGISCTAATPKVVKLNRKRSRSESDSEKVQPLPISSIICGPTLGASAPVTVKQENKMSLQPIATVPNGGTTPKISKTVLLSNKSMKKNLEHAPKKSHPKAKPGVLKTKDKAKEKVPSSNVMPGSPTKTVYKKPQEKKGCKCGRATQNPSVLTCRGQRCPCYSNRKACLDCICRGCQNSYMANGEKKLEAFAVPEKALEQTRLTLGINVTSIAVRNASTSTSVINVTGSPVTTFLAASTHDDKSLDEAIDMRYDC, from the coding sequence atgatgatgaaaCCATCATGTAGCTGGTGCAAAGACTACGAACAATTTGAGGAGAATAAGCAGCTAAGCATTCTAGTGAACTGCTATAAGAAACTCTGCGAATACATAACACAAACTCCACTGGCACGAGATATTATCCAAGCAGTTGATTGTTCTGCAGATCTTTTGGCTTTGCTCAAAGATGGATCACCACTCCATGAAGAGACGGAAAAATCTTCCGATACAGCCTTGGCTTTGTGTTTGACACATTCCCCAGTACCTTCCACCTCAGAACTCACAAACGATCCTCCAGCGAGTTTTTCATCAGTACCTGAAAGCACACACAATATTGATATAAGAAGTTCTGTTATCAACGGGTTGCCCAATTGTAATGGGCTTTCAGTAGATAAACTTGGAGTGAATATTCCTTCTCCTGAACATACAAATACAATTGACGTATGTAGTACTGGAGAGTATATAAAAACTGAAGACATCTCTAGCAGTCTGCAGCCTGTGTGTGATACAGTTTCTACCAGTGACTTGTGTACGACAGGCATTGACATCTGCAGTTTCAGTGAAGATATAAAGCCAGGTGGATCGCTCCTCCTTAGTGTTGAGGAGGTTCTGCGGAGCTTAGAAACAGTTTCAAATACTGAAGTCTGTGGTTCTAATTTGCAGCCCAGCTTGGAGACAAACATGACTAATGGcccttttctgcagctttctccCCCACCTCTTAGCCATAACATTTTCATGTCCACAGATGCTTCTCCTCACGGGATCTCGTGTACCGCGGCAACACCTAAGGTAGTTAAGTTAAACAGAAAGCGTTCTCGATCAGAAAGCGACAGCGAGAAGGTTCAACCTCTGCCCATTTCCAGCATCATCTGTGGCCCAACACTGGGAGCATCAGCTCCTGTAACAGtgaagcaggaaaataaaatgtctttgcaGCCTATTGCAACTGTACCTAATGGAGGCACTACTCCCAAAATCAGTAAAACTGTGCTCCTGTCTaacaaaagcatgaaaaagaacTTAGAACATGCCCCTAAGAAATCTCATCCAAAAGCCAAACCAGGagtgctgaaaacaaaagacaaagcaaaggagaaagttCCTAGCAGTAATGTTATGCCAGGAAGCCCAACAAAAACTGTGTATAAAAAGCCACAAGAAAAGAAGGGGTGTAAATGTGGTCGTGCCACCCAAAATCCAAGTGTTCTTACATGCCGTGGCCAACGCTGCCCTTGCTATTCTAACCGCAAAGCCTGCCTTGACTGCATATGCCGTGGCTGCCAAAACTCATATATGGCTAACGGGGAGAAGAAGCTGGAGGCGTTTGCAGTGCCAGAAAAGGCCTTGGAGCAGACTAGGCTTACTTTGGGCATTAATGTGACAAGCATTGCTGTGCGCAATGCCAGCACAAGCACCAGTGTAATCAATGTGACAGGGTCACCAGTAACTACGTTTTTAGCTGCCAGTACACACGATGATAAAAGTTTGGATGAAGCTATAGACATGAGATATGACTGttga